Proteins from one Impatiens glandulifera chromosome 2, dImpGla2.1, whole genome shotgun sequence genomic window:
- the LOC124926634 gene encoding NEDD8-conjugating enzyme Ubc12-like has protein sequence MIKLFKVKEKQRAENAKGPTNVKKQSPGELRLHKDIGELNLPKGCNIEFPNGKDELMNFEVTIRPDEGYYLGGTFLFTFQVSPVYPHEPPKVKCKAKVYHPNIDLEGNVCLNILREDWKPVLNINTVIYGLYHLFTQPNYEDPLNHEAADVLRDNPRLFESNVKRAMAGGYVGSVVFTRCV, from the exons ATGATCAAGCTCTTTAAAGTGAAGGAAAAACAAAGGGCTGAAAATGCTAAGGGACCAACAAATGTTAAGAAGCAAAGTCCAGGAGAATTACGTCTCCACAAAG ATATTGGTGAATTGAACTTACCTAAAGGTTGTAATATAGAGTTTCCTAATGGTAAAGATGAACTAATGAATTTCGAAGTTACGATACGCCCTGATGAAGGATACTATCT agGTGGAacatttttattcacttttcaAGTATCTCCAGTATATCCTCATGAGCCTCCAAAGGTCAAATGCAAAGCCAAG GTTTATCATCCCAATATTGATTTGGAGGGAAATGTGTGCCTCAATATTCTGAGGGAAGACTGGAAACCTGTTCTGAATATAAATACAGTTATCTATGGACTCTACCATCTTTTCACG CAACCTAACTATGAAGACCCTCTCAACCATGAAGCAGCCGATGTATTGAGAGACAACCCTAGGTTATTTGAATCGAATGTCAAAAGGGCAATGGCTGGTGGTTATGTAGGTTCGGTTGTCTTCACCCGGTGCGTTTAG
- the LOC124926633 gene encoding probable NAD(P)H dehydrogenase (quinone) FQR1-like 2, producing the protein MGKGGGCVPSKTKPPIGGASSDHDEPIINYSSSTIEEEQQTVVKNHHVPIKRKLKIFIVFYSMYGHVETLAKRLKKGVDAIDGVEAVLYRVPETFSPEILSQMKVPLKDDEIPVISPAQLTEADGLLFGFPTRYGTMAAQMKSFFDSTGGPLWEKQKLAGVPAGFFVSTGTQGGGQETTAWTAITQLVHHGMLYVPIGYTFGAGMMEMDSIRGGSPYGAGVFSGDGSRKTSEVELALAEFHGKYMATIVKRIAHL; encoded by the exons ATGGGAAAAGGAGGAGGCTGTGTGCCGAGCAAGACAAAGCCTCCAATCGGAGGAGCATCATCTGATCATGATGAACCCATAATCAACTATTCTTCTTCAACAATCGAAGAAGAACAACAGACCGTCGTCAAAAATCATCATGTCCCAATCAAAAGAAAGCTCAAAATCTTCATTGTCTTCTACTCTATGTATGGTCATGTCGAGACCCTGGCGAAGAGACTGAAAAAAGGTGTCGATGCAATAGACGGTGTTGAGGCAGTTCTGTACAGAGTTCCCGAGACTTTTTCGCCGGAAATTCTTTCCCAAATGAAGGTTCCACTTAAAGATGATGAAATTCCGGTTATATCGCCGGCGCAGCTGACGGAGGCCGACGGGTTGTTATTCGGTTTCCCTACAAGATACGGTACTATGGCAGCCCAAATGAAGTCATTCTTTGATTCCACCGGTGGACCACTTTGGGAAAAACAGAAGCTTGCCGGCGTTCCCGCCGGATTCTTTGTTAGCACCGGAACTCAAGGTGGCGGCCAAGAGACAACCGC ATGGACAGCAATAACTCAGTTGGTTCATCATGGAATGCTGTATGTACCAATTGGTTACACCTTCGGAGCAGGAATGATGGAAATGGACTCCATTAGAGGCGGCTCGCCTTATGGAGCTGGGGTTTTCTCCGGCGACGGATCGAGGAAGACGAGTGAAGTAGAATTGGCGCTTGCAGAGTTTCATGGAAAATACATGGCCACCATAGTTAAGAGAATTGCACATTTGTGA
- the LOC124926391 gene encoding deSI-like protein At4g17486, giving the protein MKPGTNKGWSSVKSLVTYGKSTTTRFCMFPKVKSMDSDQHGTPVYLNVYDLTPANGYFYWAGLGVFHTGVEVYGVEYAFGAHDYPTSGVFEIEPKQCPGFKFRKSICMGTTYLDPFQVREFMERQSSSYSGDSYHLVTKNCNHFCEDLCQKLTGKRIPKWVNRLARIGSCCNCILPGSLKTSSSNRDDQTSEGYEINEKKRLRNSFSFLSSISMHQREKEVSISSLFLHSHYKGCLPPWEQLKGGGGGSRSNSLKES; this is encoded by the exons ATGAAACCTGGGACGAACAAGGGATGGTCTTCTGTCAAGTCTCTTGTCACGTATGGAAAATCAACAACAACACGGTTTTGCATGTTTCCGAAAGTGAAATCAATGGATTCTGATCAACATGGCACGCCTGTATATCTCAACGTTTATGACTTGACGCCTGCCAATGGATATTTTTATTGGGCTGGCCTTGGTGTCTTCCACACTGGTGTGGAAG TTTATGGAGTAGAGTATGCATTTGGAGCGCATGATTATCCAACTAGCGGAGTTTTTGAGATTGAACCAAAACAATGCCCGGGTTTTAAATTCAGGAAGTCTATATGCATGGGAACAACATACTTGGATCCTTTCCAAGTCAGAGAATTCATGGAGCGTCAGTCTTCCAGTTACAGTGGCGACTCCTACCATTTGGTCACCAAGAACTGCAACCATTTCTGCGAGGATTTGTGTCAAAAGCTGACTGGAAAAAGAATACCAAAATGGGTTAATCGACTTGCAAGAATAG GTTCGTGCTGCAACTGCATACTGCCAGGGTCTCTTAAAACTTCAAGCAGTAATAGAGATGATCAAACCTCGGAAGGCTACGagattaatgaaaagaagagaTTAAGAAACTCCTTTAGTTTCTTATCATCGATTTCAATGCATCAAAGAGAGAAGGAAGTATCAATATCTTCATTGTTTCTACATTCCCATTACAAAGGTTGCCTTCCTCCATGGGAGCAGCTCaaaggtggtggtggtggttcCAGAAGCAATTCCCTTAAGGAGTCTTGA